The Pontibacter sp. SGAir0037 DNA segment GGTGTACAAGTTTATAGACTGGAAAGTGATTTTTATGCTGGCAGGTGTGCTTTCGATGGGAGCCGCTTTAGAAAAAACAGGTGCAGCCAGTTTGCTTTCGGGTTTGTTAATTGATGTTATAGGCGAATATGGGCCGCGCGTGCTGCTGTCTGTTTTTTTCTTCATCACCTTTGTGTTCACTAACTTTATGTCGAACAACGCTACAGCTGCTTTACTGGCTCCCATTGCAATTGTGGCTGCAAAAGATCTGGGGCTTAGCCCAAAGCCTTTTCTAATGGCCGTAACCTATGCTGCATCGCTTAGTTTTATGACGCCAATGGGCTACCAAACCAATACCATGATCTATGGCCCCGGCAACTATAGATTCTCAGATTATCTGAAAGTAGGCACGCCGCTTAACCTGTTGCTCTGGCTCCTGGCATCTATTATCCTGCCATGGTTCTTCCCATTCGAATAAACCTGATGTTCCACGGGGAAAGCTGTTGAGTGAAAGCGGGAAGAAAATTTAAAGAGGGTAATACAGATATCAGGTTCTGCCTGATATCTGTAAGCTGTTACTTTTTTGAGCTTTACCTTAAAAATGTCACTTGTTTCTAACGTTTTACCTCTCTAACTCACAAATATCCCCTTGCCTGCAGCTGAAAGAGTTCGGCGTATTTACCGTTTTGTGCCAGTAGTTCTTCGTGCGAGCCAAGTTCTTTTAACTGTCCTTGCTCCAGAAACAGGATACGGTCGGCCATACGCACCGTAGAGAAGCGGTGGGAGATAAGTACTGCTGTTTTACCAGTTATCAGCTCAGAGAAGCGCAGAAACACTTCATGCTCGGCACGGGCATCCAAAGCAGAGGTTGGTTCATCTAAAATAAGCAGTTGGGCCTCGCGCATATAAGCACGGGCAAGAGCTACTTTCTGCCATTCACCCCCTGATAGTTCCACACCTTTGGCAAAGCGTTTTCCCAGTACCTGCTCATACCTGTCAGGGAGTTTTTGTATAACTGTGTCAGCCAGGCTCTTTACAGCTGAAGTTTGAATACGCTCTTTGTCGCTTATGTTGCTGATCTGGCCAATGGCAATGTTATCAGAAGCCGACATCTGGAAACGCACATAATCCTGGAATATAATGCCAACCTGGTGGCGCAGGTCGTTCAGGTCGTAGTCCCGCAGGTCTACGCCATCAAGTAAAATTCTTCCTTCTGTTGGTTCGTACAGCCGTGCCAGCAGCTTTACCAACGTTGTTTTTCCTGCACCGTTTTCGCCTACCAACGCTAGTTTTTCTCCGGCATTCAGGTGAAAGGAGAGGTGCCGGACAGCCCATCTTTCGCTGTTGTGATATTTAAAGCCCACGTTTTCGAAGGTAAAGCCTTCTTGTATAGGGCGGGGTATGGGTCGTGGATTGGCCGGAGGTGTTATCTGAGGCTTTAGCTCCAGGAAATCAAACAAATCCTGCAGGTAAAGAGCGCTTTCAGCAATTTGCGAGAAGCGTGTCATAATGCCTTGCAGCAAGCCGCGCATGTTGTTGAAGGAGCCGGCCAGGAAGGTTAATGTACCGACTGTAATAAGACCTGCTACCGTCTGAAAAAGGATAAAAATATAAGCTCCGTAGTAAGCAAGTGTGCCAAGAGCAGAAAGTAAGCTTCCCCAGACAGCCCGCTTCACAATTAAGCCTTTATTTAACTCGTAGTACCTGTCTGAAAGCTGCTTAAACCTGCCCGCAAGAAAGCCTGATAGGTTAAAAGTCTTTATTTCTTTTGCTGTTTCGTCGCTGGCTCCAATATAGCGCAGGTAGTCCAGTTCGCGACGTTCTGGCGTCCAGCTGCGGGAGAGGGAGTAGGTACGTTCATTGAAATGCGACTCGCCCAAAAACGAGGGAATAACAGCTATGAGCAGTATAAGTATAAGCCAGGGATTGAAAGCGATCAGACCTACAGCCAGAAACCCAATGGTTACCATATCCTGCAACTGCGATAGCACTTGCGACATCAGCACGACCCGGGTAACCGTCTGCCTCCTGGCCCGCTCCAGCTTGTCGTAGAAGGTGGCATCTTCGAACTGCGCCAGATCCAGCGTGGCAGCGTGTTCAATTAGAGTAACAGAAGTTCTGTTAGAGAAAAGGTCGCCCAGCAAACTGTCGAGCAGCGTAATTCCCCTGTTTATCAGATCAGACACTATAGCCAAGCCTAATTCGGTTGCCACTAACAACCACAGGTAGCTCAGGCTACGTTCGCCTGTAACATCAATTAACCGGATTACCTCATCTATAATAAGTTTGCCCACATATAGCATCGCCAGTGGTAGTGCTGCTTTTATAAGCCGTAGCAAAAGATTTGCTACAGTCATAGATTTGCTGGTTTCCCAGATAAGCCCAAAGAACTTTGGAAGGTTCTTTAAAGCTCCCATCTGTTCTTTCAGACTTTTTTTGCCTTCCTCAGCCTGTTGTGAGGCGGCTCTTTGCCCTTTATTAGAATTACTCATTTATGTCTTGTTTTCCTAAACCAGCGCCTGCTACAATCGGCAGGAGTAACTGGTGCCGTTAAAAGAGCATTACTGCTCCTACTAAACTAACAGCTAATTCCTCTAAAAGGTAGCACCAGTGCCTATCTTTTTACTGTATATAAAATAATCTTTAAAATACGATATATCTATAATAAGATTTAAAGAACAAATACTATCTTTAAAAGACTTATAACATAGGGTAGTATGGTTCCTCTTTACAAAAGAAATTTTATTTGTTTGAGCCTTCTGTTAATGGCCTTGGTGTGGCAGGCAACAGTAGCAGCACCAAAAAATGTATCAGTAACACCTGCACCCGGTTGGGTGAAGCAACTACCTGTGAGCACGCAGAGCAATGTTAATCCCAAGGAGGTAAACGATGGGTATCATTTTTTGCTGCGCTCTACGCAATGGGAGGTAGCACAGCAGGAAGTATATTACCATAACGTATATAAAATAGTATCAGAAGAAGGCGTACAAAACAACTCGGAACTAAAGATATCTTTTGACCCGGCCTACGAAAGGCTCGCGCTGCATAAAGTGGTGGTATGGCGTAATGGTGCCGCCATTAACAAGCTGGACCTAAAAAAGGTGAAAACTATACAGCGGGAGCAGGGAATGGAGCAGCGTATTTATGATGAAAGCCTAACCTCAGTGCTTATTCTGGATGATATAAGAGTAGGAGATGTAATTGAATATGCCTGTTCTGTAAAAGGAGGCAATCCGGTTTTCGAAGGTAAGTTCTTTCGTGGTTTTAACCTGCAGTTTTACGATCCGGTAGATGAACTGCATTATTATGTGGTGTCGCCGCAGGAGCGTAAGATCAATTATAAGCTATACAAAACAAAGCAGAAGCAGGCTATTGCTACCATCAACGGAAAAACTTCTTATACCTGGCATGTAAAAAATGTTACCGCTAATGCTACTGATAATGATATTCCTGCCTGGTACGACCCCTATCCGGGAGTTTATCTGTCAGAATTTAACTCATGGCAGGAAGTGGTTGAATGGGCACTACCACTTTATGAGCTTAATGAAAAATTAGCGAAAGGTTTGCAGGCACAGGTAGACAGTATTTTAACCGACTATAAAACCGACGAAGACAGACTAAAGGCAACCTTGCGTTTTGTGCAGGACGATGTGCGCTATTTAGGCATGGAAGCAGGCATAGGAGGTTTTAAACCACGTTCTCCTTCCGTGGTATTTAAAGAGCGCTTCGGCGATTGCAAAGATAAATCGCTGCTGTTGGTTACAATGCTGCGGCAAATGGGCATAAAAGCTTCTCCGGCTCTTGTAAACACTACCTCGCGAGGGCAGGTGGCAGAGGTGTTGCCTTCTCCGTATGCTTTTAATCACTGCATTGTGCAGGTTGATTTTTGGGGGAAGAAATATTGGTACGACCCTACGATCAGTTAAACAGCGAGGAGCTTATGATAAAATATTTTTACCTGATTACCAGCAGGCCTTGGTGATAGATCCTGCCAGTAAAGGATTAACCAAAATAGTTTCTCCGTCACCACTCACTGCCAAAATTAAAGTTCAGGAAACGTTTTTATTCGATAATGTAGGCGGCCCGGTTAAGCTGGAAGTTAAAACCGAATACTATGGTTCTGAGGCCGACAACCAAAGAAGCTATTTCTCAACCAGCAGTTTAAAAGATATAGAAAAATCTTACCTGAACTTTTATGCGGCAACATTTCCGGAAATAGAAGTGGCGCGCGATTTTGAATTTCTGGATTTTGAATCCGAAAACAAGTTTACAACACTGGAAGAATATACGATAGAAAACCTTTGGGAAGCACAGGAAGATAACGAAAATATACTGCAGGCCTCTTTTTACCCACAGATTCTACGCGATTATATAAAGCAACCCAGAACCAGTAAGCGGACTACCCCCATGGATCTGGGCTATCCGTTAGACGTAGAGCATGAGGTGCTACTGTACCTGCCTGAATACTGGCCATTGAAAGAGGTCACAAAAGAAGTATCAGATAAAAATTTTATGTACGCAAGCCATATTGCTTACGACAGCAGATCCAACCTCGCTACTCTTAACTATACCTACACCACACTGCATGATCATGTTATGCCGGAAGATATGGCTTCTTTTAAAAAGAACCAGAAACTGATGCTGGATGACCTGGGCTATAGCCTTACCTACGATAAAGCTATGGCAGGTGCCGGTGGAGCAGACTTTGAGTTTAGCTGGTGGATATTACTCTTCGGTTTACTGGTAGCAGGGGCAGCGGCACTAGGTGCATATAAACTATATCATTATGATCCGCTTCCTGCTCCCGGTTACATAGCAGGAGACGGAATAGCCGTAGGTGGCTGGCTAATATTACCTTTGCTTGGTATCATTTCAACGCCATTCAGAACGTTGATTCTTATTGGTTCCAATGGATACTTTAACCAGACGGTATGGGTGAACCTGCTTTCGCCTGCTTTATCTACGTTTAATCCGGCATTGGCAGGCGCCATGTTAGGAGAACTTATCATCAATATCGGGTTTTTGGTATACTCTTTGCTTGTTGCAATACTGTTCCTGCAAAAGCGCAGCAGTGTTCCAAGGCTGATGGTTGTCTTGTATATCAGTAATCTTTTGTTTTTGATAGCTGATTATGTGGCGTTAGAGGTCCTGGAGCTTTCATCCGGTGCAGAAAACAGTTTGGCTTCTATTGCAAGTGCTTTTATTGTAGCAGCCATCTGGGTACCATATTTTAATGTGTCGACACGTGTTAAGGAAACTTTTGTAGTACAACTTAACCCTGCCGAACCGGATGAGGTTTTACTAGAAGAGCGGGCTCTAACAGGAACAGGTATTTAGATAATTCACCTTAATCCCTTTTGAGCTATGAACATTACTACAAAAATGCTGGCAGCTATGGCTTTGCTGCTGAGCCTGCAGTCCTGTACCGATCAGATTTATACTACAGATCCTTATAGAACACCGAATGCACGCCTAACAAGTCTGATGTTGCCGCCTCATAAGAAGGATGTTGAGCTGTTTTTTAAAGGGGAAACGCCTGAAGAGGAATACATTAAAATTGCCGCCATAGAGGCAAGAGGGCCTGAAGACACTAGCTATGGAAGCCTGATTAAGCACCTGCAGCTAAGCGCACAGAAATTTGGAGCCGATGCTATTCTGGTGATGGACAAAAACTACAAGTCTAACACCTCGAATTGGACGTATAACAGCCGAAATATTTCTACTGATAATTACCCGGAGCTGCATGGCATTGCCATTAAATATCGGAAAAACATAGATCTGACTCAGATTCCTAAAGAACAGGAAATACATTTCTACAACCAGGAGACGAGTAGCTTTGAGCCGGCACTGCACTTAAAGCTAACTTATGGTGGAGGAGTTGAGGAGAAAGAGGAGCTCAACCCGCTTGGCATGCAGCATTATACCAATTTCATTAAAAATTATTCGCTGCAGCACTTGATGTATGAAGACAACAAGAACTGGAAGAGCAGAGAAGTTGATGGTAAAATTACACATCGGCAGCTAACGAAGCAGGGTTTGCCTGTAAAGCAAGTTCAGTTTATATACAATCCTGATGGGAGTGTAGCAGAAATACAACTTCAGCACTATCATGAAGGATATAATACTGATTCTTATGCTGAAAAAATCCTTATAAGTTATAACGAAGAGGGAAAGGTAAAAGAAAGAACCATTTTCAGAAGCGATAATCCTTATCTGCGCGAAGTCTATCACTACGATCAGTCTTCAAGCCGTTTAGATGTGATGGAAACTTATATTGTTAATCAGGAAAAGGATACTCCTTTTATAAAAACCGCCTTTGCTTATTATGATCCGGAAGAGGTAAAGTAGCTCTTAACTACTGAACTAGCTTTTATATGATGCTCCTTGACATTGGCTGTAGTTTATTGCTACAACAAGAGTTAAGGAGCATTTTCTTTGTAGGTACTGGTTCTTTCTGAACACGTTTAGATGTAATTTTGTATGCGAACAATTGCAAACAAATAGCAGGTAGTATGAAAGGTTTTATAATGGTGGTGTTATTTTTTATGATTGCATTACTCTCCATGGCTCAAGAACAGGCAGTACAGTATTATGATAAGTCTCATAAGAAAACCAACAATAAAGCTGATGCAAATTCTTATACCATAACAACCCTGCAGCGTGATGGCTCTACCATTGAAAGGAGCTATACAATGGGAGATACATTAACCAGTGAAAAGCATTACCAAAATTTTGCCGGGGCCAAAGAAGGAAAGTATCTAAGGAATGGCGTGTACAGGTATTGGCATCTTAATGGCCAG contains these protein-coding regions:
- a CDS encoding DUF3857 domain-containing transglutaminase family protein, with translation MSLLLMALVWQATVAAPKNVSVTPAPGWVKQLPVSTQSNVNPKEVNDGYHFLLRSTQWEVAQQEVYYHNVYKIVSEEGVQNNSELKISFDPAYERLALHKVVVWRNGAAINKLDLKKVKTIQREQGMEQRIYDESLTSVLILDDIRVGDVIEYACSVKGGNPVFEGKFFRGFNLQFYDPVDELHYYVVSPQERKINYKLYKTKQKQAIATINGKTSYTWHVKNVTANATDNDIPAWYDPYPGVYLSEFNSWQEVVEWALPLYELNEKLAKGLQAQVDSILTDYKTDEDRLKATLRFVQDDVRYLGMEAGIGGFKPRSPSVVFKERFGDCKDKSLLLVTMLRQMGIKASPALVNTTSRGQVAEVLPSPYAFNHCIVQVDFWGKKYWYDPTIS
- a CDS encoding ABC transporter ATP-binding protein; the protein is MSNSNKGQRAASQQAEEGKKSLKEQMGALKNLPKFFGLIWETSKSMTVANLLLRLIKAALPLAMLYVGKLIIDEVIRLIDVTGERSLSYLWLLVATELGLAIVSDLINRGITLLDSLLGDLFSNRTSVTLIEHAATLDLAQFEDATFYDKLERARRQTVTRVVLMSQVLSQLQDMVTIGFLAVGLIAFNPWLILILLIAVIPSFLGESHFNERTYSLSRSWTPERRELDYLRYIGASDETAKEIKTFNLSGFLAGRFKQLSDRYYELNKGLIVKRAVWGSLLSALGTLAYYGAYIFILFQTVAGLITVGTLTFLAGSFNNMRGLLQGIMTRFSQIAESALYLQDLFDFLELKPQITPPANPRPIPRPIQEGFTFENVGFKYHNSERWAVRHLSFHLNAGEKLALVGENGAGKTTLVKLLARLYEPTEGRILLDGVDLRDYDLNDLRHQVGIIFQDYVRFQMSASDNIAIGQISNISDKERIQTSAVKSLADTVIQKLPDRYEQVLGKRFAKGVELSGGEWQKVALARAYMREAQLLILDEPTSALDARAEHEVFLRFSELITGKTAVLISHRFSTVRMADRILFLEQGQLKELGSHEELLAQNGKYAELFQLQARGYL
- a CDS encoding DUF2569 family protein, yielding MLLITALCRLIFGGRNIGTTLRSVKQRGAYDKIFLPDYQQALVIDPASKGLTKIVSPSPLTAKIKVQETFLFDNVGGPVKLEVKTEYYGSEADNQRSYFSTSSLKDIEKSYLNFYAATFPEIEVARDFEFLDFESENKFTTLEEYTIENLWEAQEDNENILQASFYPQILRDYIKQPRTSKRTTPMDLGYPLDVEHEVLLYLPEYWPLKEVTKEVSDKNFMYASHIAYDSRSNLATLNYTYTTLHDHVMPEDMASFKKNQKLMLDDLGYSLTYDKAMAGAGGADFEFSWWILLFGLLVAGAAALGAYKLYHYDPLPAPGYIAGDGIAVGGWLILPLLGIISTPFRTLILIGSNGYFNQTVWVNLLSPALSTFNPALAGAMLGELIINIGFLVYSLLVAILFLQKRSSVPRLMVVLYISNLLFLIADYVALEVLELSSGAENSLASIASAFIVAAIWVPYFNVSTRVKETFVVQLNPAEPDEVLLEERALTGTGI